Within Nosocomiicoccus ampullae, the genomic segment TATTATTTAAGTGCATTAATAGTTTCTACATTATTAATGCAGTTGCCGTTTTTTTATAATGACGATACATATATAACTTTTATGGATACGCTATTTGTTACTGCTTCCGGTATCTCCGTTACAGGGTTAACGACAGTAAATATCGTCGACACGTTTAATACGTATGGAATTATTCTTTTAATGTTTATTTTAAACCTTGGCGGTATTGGAATTATGGCGATGTCGACATTTATATGGATACTTCTTGGAAGAAAAATAACTCTAAGAGAACGTACTGCGATTATGGTCGATAATAGTCGCCAAGTAATTTCAGGTGGTGTTCAGCTCGTTCTTAACATCGTATCGTTGCTATTTTTAATAGAATTTATCGGTGCATTCATTTACACGTTAGTTTTCTATTATAAAACTGAAAACTTTTTAGATGCGCTCCTTCAAGGAACATTTTTATCAGTCTCTGCAACGACGAACGCTGGATTCGACTTATACCACCAATCATTAATTGGTTATAGTGATAATTACTACATCATTATTCCAGTGATGTTTCAAATTGTGTTAGGTGCGATTGGTTATCCAGTGTTAATTGAAGTGAAAGAATATTTTAGTCGAAAAAATCCATATTTTAGATTTAGTTTATTTACAAAAGTTACAACGTCAATGTATGCGATATTATTTTTACTCGGTACTGTTTTTTATTTGCTGATTGAGTGGAACGGATCACAGTTTAACAATTCAATATTGTCAAAAGTAACGAGTGCAGTTTTTATGAGTGTCTCTACACGTAGTGCTGGAATTACTATTGTAGATCCTTCGTTATTAAATGAAGCGACGCAATTATTATTTAGTATGCTGATGTTTATCGGGTCATCACCATCAAGTGCTGGTGGTGGTATTCGTACCACGACACTTGCGATTTTAATACTGACAATCATCGCATTTTCTAAAGGGGAAGAGCGCCCGATAATTTTTAAACGTAGTATCGCTAGACAAGATACTGAACGTGCATTTATCGTGTTCTTTCTTGCTATCGTACTTATGTTTTTAGGTATATCGATTATTACATTTGTAGAAGGTGACAGACATAGTTTAATGTCGATTATTTTTGAGGTTGCAAGTGCATTCGGAACGTGTGGAATGTCAATGGGAATTACTGAAGATTTAAATACGACTAGTGAACTCATTTTAATCTTCTTTATGTTTATTGGACGCGTTGGATTTTTAAGTTTCTTACTTAGTTTCGGTGATAACCGTAAATCAATTATCAAATATCCAACGGATCGTCTAACAGTTGGCTAAAATGAATTAAAAAAATGCTATACTAATTTTAAGGATGCTTATTGCATCCTTTTTTTAATTATAGTTGGGGTGTTTTTATTCATGAAGAAAAAAATATTATTAACAACATTAGTAGTAACAACTTTAGCAGGCTGTAATCATGAAACTGAAGAAGAAAATCTAGATGACGTTACGATGACTCAGGAAAAAGTTGAACAAAAAAATGAGTTGCAATATGACAAATTTAAAATGGAAGATGATACGTTATATTTAAAAAATGGTGACGAAGAATCAGAGGTTACACTGACGCATTCAGATGACGTATTAATTAAACAAAAGACAACTACAAATAGTACATATGAAGCAAGAGGTTATAAAGATAAAACCGACGCTAAGAAAAAGTTAATCGAAGAAAATGAAGCACTTAAAAAGAATCAAGACGGTGTTGAGTATAATCTAGATTTAAGAGACAAAGATTTTACTGAAACGTTAACGATTGATTATGAAAATGCAGATTTAAATTTAGTCGCAAATATCCCTGAAGATGAAGATACAGAAGGTGTTTATATTAGTTATGACCAAATGAAAAATACGTTATTTATGAGAGGGTATTATACTGAAGGTGAAGCGACTGCGAATTTTGAAGCCCAAGAAGAGATTGAAGGAACAGGAACGATTGAGCGTAAAGACAATGAAGTGATCGCCTTTAATATGGATGTCGTTCTTCCATATGAGTCTCAAGAACTGACTAAAGATGAAGCGGTTGAACAATTTACACCACTTCAAAAATATTATAAAGAAATGAGTAAGAAAGAGGGTATCGATTTATCTTTATCATTTGAAGAAAACGGTATGCATTTTAAACAAAATGTCGATTACGAGGAAGCGGACGCTGAAGATGTGTTTAAAATTGAACATGTCGATGAAACACCGACAAAAAAAGATTTAAAAAAATTAAGAGAGTACTCTAATCAAGTTGAAATGTTTTCACGTTACGGTTTACTCTATAAAGAAAAATAAGAGCGGGAAATCCTGCTCTTATTTTATTTCATTTGGATAATATTTTTTATAAAAGTTTAATTTATCGTCATCTGTAATTTTCTTAATACCGATACCTGTCGCAGCGAGTATTAGCGCGATGATTGGTGCAGCGTAGTTCATGACAGCAAAAGGTCCATATTCAAGTACTGAAATACCGAGTGCTCCGTATATAAAAACGCCATCTGTACTCCACGGAACAAGTGCAGACGTCACAGTTCCGCCGTCTTCTAATGTTCTTGATAAGTTACTCGTATCGAGGTTATTATCAACAAACGGTCGAACGAACATTCTTCCAGGTACAATAATTGAGATGTAATGCTCTGCACACGTTAAGTTAATAAAAATCGCAGAGAGTAACGCACTGGATACTAATCCGAATGTATTTTTCGCGAATTTTAAAATATGATCTAAAATAACTTGTAACATGCCAGAGTGTTCCATAATACCAGCAAAACTCATCGCAACAAATGTCATCGTCACTACAAACATCATATCCATCATACCACCGCGGTTAAATAGGACGTCAATCGACTCGTTAGAGGTCGTAATCTCAAATCCGTCAATTAGCGTTGTTAAACTTGATGCTAACGAATCATTTTGTACAAATAACTGTGCGAGCGTTCCAAGAAATGCCCCAACGAGTAGTGCAGGTGCTGGTGGTACTTTAAATAATATAACTGCTAAAACAATGACTGGTGCAAGTAGTAACCACGGTGAAATAACAAACGCTTCAGAGATATTTTGTCTAAGAGTTTCGATACTATTTAAGTCAACAGATGTATTATTAATATACTTTACGGTGTACCACTGAAAGACGATTAACGTAATAATAACAGCAGGTACTGTCGTGTAAAGCATATGTTTAATGTGTTTAAAAATATTTGTGTGTGTTAAACCAGATGCTAAATTTGTCGTGTCAGAAAGTGGTGACATCTTATCTCCAAAAAATGCTCCAGCAACAATCGCACCTGCTGTTGGACCAAGTGGGATGTTTAAACCAACACCAATTCCGAGTGA encodes:
- a CDS encoding TrkH family potassium uptake protein, encoding MRFISNMLNRMTPQRSIFLYYLSALIVSTLLMQLPFFYNDDTYITFMDTLFVTASGISVTGLTTVNIVDTFNTYGIILLMFILNLGGIGIMAMSTFIWILLGRKITLRERTAIMVDNSRQVISGGVQLVLNIVSLLFLIEFIGAFIYTLVFYYKTENFLDALLQGTFLSVSATTNAGFDLYHQSLIGYSDNYYIIIPVMFQIVLGAIGYPVLIEVKEYFSRKNPYFRFSLFTKVTTSMYAILFLLGTVFYLLIEWNGSQFNNSILSKVTSAVFMSVSTRSAGITIVDPSLLNEATQLLFSMLMFIGSSPSSAGGGIRTTTLAILILTIIAFSKGEERPIIFKRSIARQDTERAFIVFFLAIVLMFLGISIITFVEGDRHSLMSIIFEVASAFGTCGMSMGITEDLNTTSELILIFFMFIGRVGFLSFLLSFGDNRKSIIKYPTDRLTVG
- a CDS encoding DUF1307 domain-containing protein; this encodes MKKKILLTTLVVTTLAGCNHETEEENLDDVTMTQEKVEQKNELQYDKFKMEDDTLYLKNGDEESEVTLTHSDDVLIKQKTTTNSTYEARGYKDKTDAKKKLIEENEALKKNQDGVEYNLDLRDKDFTETLTIDYENADLNLVANIPEDEDTEGVYISYDQMKNTLFMRGYYTEGEATANFEAQEEIEGTGTIERKDNEVIAFNMDVVLPYESQELTKDEAVEQFTPLQKYYKEMSKKEGIDLSLSFEENGMHFKQNVDYEEADAEDVFKIEHVDETPTKKDLKKLREYSNQVEMFSRYGLLYKEK
- the nhaC gene encoding Na+/H+ antiporter NhaC, translating into MDKRPFRFITSLVPFLVMITTMLYSVVVLDITPHIPLIIGAIVAGGIAYFHGYSWSEIEDFMYRGIKLALPALIIILLVGLVIGSWVGGGIVATMIYYGLNIISPKYFLVTVVIICSIVSLTIGSAWSTIATVGIASLGIGVGLNIPLGPTAGAIVAGAFFGDKMSPLSDTTNLASGLTHTNIFKHIKHMLYTTVPAVIITLIVFQWYTVKYINNTSVDLNSIETLRQNISEAFVISPWLLLAPVIVLAVILFKVPPAPALLVGAFLGTLAQLFVQNDSLASSLTTLIDGFEITTSNESIDVLFNRGGMMDMMFVVTMTFVAMSFAGIMEHSGMLQVILDHILKFAKNTFGLVSSALLSAIFINLTCAEHYISIIVPGRMFVRPFVDNNLDTSNLSRTLEDGGTVTSALVPWSTDGVFIYGALGISVLEYGPFAVMNYAAPIIALILAATGIGIKKITDDDKLNFYKKYYPNEIK